AAGGGTCGATTAAAAACTTCTTCCCTGCATATTGGACAACAAGTGTCGCATTTCGAATGAGTTGTATTTTCATGGCAATAGACTCCTTTTTTGATTTGGATATAGTTTACTCAGCGGCCAAGTAACCAATACAGGTTCCCTTTGTCCACTTTGGGATAAGGGTTACTGTATAGTAAAATGATAAAGGACATCTTGAATTTAATCGATGCTTCGATGAAACGCTTTTACATCAAATCATTTCACGGTGAAAGGATTATGGTATGCAACTTGATCAAACGGATTATCAGATCCTTCGGTTACTAACCGAAAATTCAAGGATTCAATGGAAAGACTTAGGGAAACAAATTCATATGACTGGACAAGCAGTAGGCAATCGTATCAAAAAACTTGAGGAAAGCGGTGTAATTACAGCCTATTCCCTAATCATCGATGAAATGAGATTAGGGCTTGCTTATACAGCATTTGTTATTATTCATATGAAAACAGCAAATCACGATTCGTTTATTCGTTTTATTATGGATCAAAATGAGATAGTTGAAGCACATCGAATTTCGGGAGAAGGCTGTTACCATTTAACGATAAAAGTTTCATCCCAAGATCAACTGAACCTTTTTCTTAATAAACTTCTCGATTATGGGAATTACAGCTTGAATCTGTCCATACAAAAAATCAAACAACGCAGTACGTTGACCGCCGCACCAAATGAATAGCAAAAGCTTCATTCGAGGATGCCGTCATCGAAGGCTTTACGCTTACTACAGAGAATAAAAGGATTGTGTTGCAATTTCAGATAGGAAGTACAAGAGTCATGTAGGTGTTGTTCACCTATATGACTCTTTTTGTGTTCATGATGCGAAGCGGGAGAAGCGGCGACAAAGACCCTTCTGAAGACCGATACGTAAATACATCGGCTGCAGGAAGAAATATCCATGAGGCTAGATATGATGGATATAGAATGTAACTTGCGGTTAGTGAGAAGCGGTAGTTTCTTCACAAGTGACCGGGAATGGCAGGCAACCCATTTCTGGAAATTCCAATACGGGGAGATGTAAGAAGTGACAACGTTAATCGAATTCAAAAACGTAACCAAGGCTTATCCAATCGGCGAAGTGACGATTCAAGCCCTTGCGGGTGTTGACTTCTCCATATTAGAGGGGGAATTCGTCGTGATCCTAGGGGCCAGCGGGGCGGGGAAAAGCACGATTTTGAACATTCTCGGCGGGATGGATACCGCTACCTCGGGACAAGTGTTTGTGGGGGATCAAGAGATTACGGGATGGAGCGAGAAGAGATTAACCGAATACCGCGGCGAGCAGGTTGGCTTCGTCTTTCAATTCTATAACCTGATTCCGAATTTGAATGCGCTGGAGAACGTGGAATTTGCGACAGAGGTATGTAAGGACCATCTGGACGCCCGTGATATTTTACATAAGGTTGGACTAACAGATCGGATGAAGAACTTCCCTTCCCAGCTCTCTGGCGGCGAACAGCAAAGAGTTGCGATCGCAAGAGCGGTTGCCAAGAATCCCGCGCTGCTCCTCTGCGACGAACCCACCGGTGCTCTGGATTATGTGACAGGGAAATCGGTCTTAAAGCTGCTTCAAGATTTGAACCGGGAAACGAAGACCTGCGTCGTGCTGGTCACCCATAATTCGGCCATCGCGCCCATGGCGGATAAAGTGATCCGCGTCAAGAGCGGGAAGATCGAGAGCATCACGATCAATGAGCACAAACAAAGCGTTGAAGGGATCGAGTGGTGATGAAGGTTTTAGCGTTGAAATTATTAAGGGACATGAGACAGTCGGTAGGACAATTCATAGCCATTGTATTGGTTATTGCGGTGGGAGCCTTTTTCTACACGGGGCTGGTTACCTTAAGTGACAATCTTAGCGGCTATACGAAGGGGTATTTTCAAGAACATAATCTAAGCGACTTGAACGTTTATTACAGTCAAATTTCCGCTGAGGATGTGGCCGGTTTTCGAGACATCGAAGGCATTCATCATATCGAAGGGCGTTATAGCGTCCAGGCCGAACAGGCTTTTGAAGATGATAAAGCCTTATTAACGGTGCATTCGATCCCTGTACCTAATGCAATCAACACATCCAGGATGATGGAGGGCAGGATGCCAGCAGGGCCGAATGAGATCCTGTTGGACTCCCACTATGCCGAGGCACATCATTACCGTGTAGGTGATACCATCAGCCTCCGTGTGAATGACAAGGACATGACGTTCACGATTAGCGGCTTGAATGAAAATGTGGAGCATGCCAAGAAGAACGAAACCCAGGACCATCAAGCTTATGGAATCGCTTATATCCCCGAAGAGACCATACCTGAAATCGCAGGCAGCATGTTCTACAATGAGATCCTGATTGATGCCAAGGACGGTTACGATATGGACCAGTTAGGCCAAGCCATTGAAGCACATTCCCAGTCCCTCCCTTATATAAGCCAGGTCAGTAAAGAACGGACCTTCAACTATTCCCAGACCCAGCAGACGATTCATAATAATAAGCTGATGAGCAGGGTGATCCCGATCGTTCTCTTTTTGATTGAAGCGGTGATTCTGTTTCTGATCATGTCGAGGATTATCGATTCCCAGCGAAATCAAGTGGGCATTATGAAGGCATTAGGGGTGAAAAAAAGAAGCATCATGCTGCATTACATGGGCTACCCTGTGCTGGCAGGCGTCATCGGCTCCATCTTGGGCTATGCCATCGCCGCCGCTCTATTCATTCCACTCATTACAACGTCGATTGGAAGAAGCTACTCCCTGCCTGACCTGACATTCACCCTCTCGTTCTTTACGCTCCTACCTCCGATGATCTGCTCCAGTGCGTTTGGCATGCTGTCCTGCTATTTCAGCGGCAGAGCGATCCTACAAGAACGTGCTGCCCAGGCGATGCGTCCGAAACCGCCCAAGAAGATGAAGAAGCTGCTCATCGAGCAAGTTCCGGGCATGTGGAGCCGGCTTCCCTACAGCTACAAGATCATTCTACGAAATATATTCCTAAATAAACAAAAAGCATTCGCAAGCTCCGTTGGCGTTGTGGTCAGTACGGTTTTGTTGATCACGGCTTTTGGCACGCAGACGGCCCTGCTCAAGGTAGCCGGCCAGATTGAAGAGGTGAATACGTATGATTTACGAGTCGATTATGCGATAGGATCGTTCCCCGATATGGCAGCACTGCCGTCCGGCATAGCAGAACGTTATGGGTTGTCCACCTACCCTGTGGAACTCATCCGAGGGGAAAACAAAGAAAACGCTACGCTGGTGGTTACGGAGCAGGATAATGAGCTGATTCGCTTTTATGATGAACAAGGCAACCGGCTATCGTTAGAGGATCATGGCGTGCTGGTACCGAAATCTTACGCGGATCAATATCATATTGCTGAAGGGGATACAATCCAGCTTCAATTCACGGCACCGGAGCTTAACCAAACCATCGTCGATATGAAGGTTCTGGATATCTCCACACAATACTCGAATCCATCGTTCTACAGCACACCGAATTATATGAAGAGTGTGGGTATCGACTACGATCCTTCTTCTCTGTTAGTGAGCGTCCATAGCGCTGCCGATCTGGCGGGCGTTCGCAGCTTCTTCGAACAGGACCCGCAGGTGGAGGCCATTGTGGACAAGGATGATCTCAAGAAATCTGCGCAATATATGCTGAAGCAAAACAGCTTTATTTTCATCATGTTTATCATCTGTGCCGTCATTCTGTCCTTCGGCGCCATCTATACGATCTCTTCCATCAATATTTATGAAAGGAATCGTGAGCTTGCCACCCTGAAGGTATTAGGCTATCCCAAACGTAAAATCAACCGGCTGATCTTCTCTGAGAACATGCTGTTAACCGCTTTTGCGGTCATTGTTGCCCTGCCGATCAGCTGTTATGTTTATTCCATCATTATCAAGGCGCTTTCGAGTACGCATCAGCAAATTCCCGATCAATTAAACCTTGTGATTATGCTGGCGTCGGTTGCGCTGGCATTCTTCCTGACCCTTCTCTCCAACCTTATGCTGCGGAAGAAAGTGACGCGGATTCATATGATCGAGTCGTTGAAGGGGGTGGAGTGAATGGAATGCCTGCAAGAAGTACTGAGTACCCCAGACCCAAAAAATATCGGTAGTAAGGTATAAAATTAAGGGATTGGTAGAGCGTCAGCATTTATTGATGACTAGAGAAAGCGCCATGCCTGTTTTCATGAGGCGTGGCGCTTTAATAATCTTTTAG
This Paenibacillus sp. JZ16 DNA region includes the following protein-coding sequences:
- a CDS encoding Lrp/AsnC family transcriptional regulator; the protein is MQLDQTDYQILRLLTENSRIQWKDLGKQIHMTGQAVGNRIKKLEESGVITAYSLIIDEMRLGLAYTAFVIIHMKTANHDSFIRFIMDQNEIVEAHRISGEGCYHLTIKVSSQDQLNLFLNKLLDYGNYSLNLSIQKIKQRSTLTAAPNE
- a CDS encoding ABC transporter ATP-binding protein, with protein sequence MTTLIEFKNVTKAYPIGEVTIQALAGVDFSILEGEFVVILGASGAGKSTILNILGGMDTATSGQVFVGDQEITGWSEKRLTEYRGEQVGFVFQFYNLIPNLNALENVEFATEVCKDHLDARDILHKVGLTDRMKNFPSQLSGGEQQRVAIARAVAKNPALLLCDEPTGALDYVTGKSVLKLLQDLNRETKTCVVLVTHNSAIAPMADKVIRVKSGKIESITINEHKQSVEGIEW
- a CDS encoding ABC transporter permease encodes the protein MKVLALKLLRDMRQSVGQFIAIVLVIAVGAFFYTGLVTLSDNLSGYTKGYFQEHNLSDLNVYYSQISAEDVAGFRDIEGIHHIEGRYSVQAEQAFEDDKALLTVHSIPVPNAINTSRMMEGRMPAGPNEILLDSHYAEAHHYRVGDTISLRVNDKDMTFTISGLNENVEHAKKNETQDHQAYGIAYIPEETIPEIAGSMFYNEILIDAKDGYDMDQLGQAIEAHSQSLPYISQVSKERTFNYSQTQQTIHNNKLMSRVIPIVLFLIEAVILFLIMSRIIDSQRNQVGIMKALGVKKRSIMLHYMGYPVLAGVIGSILGYAIAAALFIPLITTSIGRSYSLPDLTFTLSFFTLLPPMICSSAFGMLSCYFSGRAILQERAAQAMRPKPPKKMKKLLIEQVPGMWSRLPYSYKIILRNIFLNKQKAFASSVGVVVSTVLLITAFGTQTALLKVAGQIEEVNTYDLRVDYAIGSFPDMAALPSGIAERYGLSTYPVELIRGENKENATLVVTEQDNELIRFYDEQGNRLSLEDHGVLVPKSYADQYHIAEGDTIQLQFTAPELNQTIVDMKVLDISTQYSNPSFYSTPNYMKSVGIDYDPSSLLVSVHSAADLAGVRSFFEQDPQVEAIVDKDDLKKSAQYMLKQNSFIFIMFIICAVILSFGAIYTISSINIYERNRELATLKVLGYPKRKINRLIFSENMLLTAFAVIVALPISCYVYSIIIKALSSTHQQIPDQLNLVIMLASVALAFFLTLLSNLMLRKKVTRIHMIESLKGVE